From the genome of Methanobrevibacter smithii ATCC 35061, one region includes:
- a CDS encoding PDGLE domain-containing protein, giving the protein MNLSKKDGYLIIVAVIICIIISCLSPFIASGNPDGLEKSAEDAGLAEDYGVDGLNEIYSSPFPDYTFEPLGSLGEIGVLILGAVICLAGGFVIGKIIEKRG; this is encoded by the coding sequence ATGAATCTTAGTAAAAAAGACGGATACCTAATAATTGTAGCAGTTATTATCTGTATTATAATTAGCTGTTTATCACCATTTATTGCCTCTGGAAACCCTGATGGTCTTGAAAAATCTGCAGAAGATGCAGGATTAGCTGAAGACTATGGTGTTGACGGATTAAATGAAATTTACTCATCCCCATTCCCAGACTACACTTTTGAACCATTAGGATCACTTGGTGAAATTGGAGTCCTCATATTAGGTGCTGTAATATGCCTTGCAGGAGGATTCGTTATTGGAAAAATTATAGAAAAAAGAGGTTAA
- the cbiQ gene encoding cobalt ECF transporter T component CbiQ, translated as MADITQTLKLDDIASGDSIIHNLNGPVKLISAIIIIVFTVFSQQIIVPIIMEIFLLLILYLSKVSIKDAFKRIALLLPFGGAIIIFQPFIHPGNVLWAYSWIQITDTGLNWAILLFGRVITSLTAIVLLSSTSPMQEIVASFRKLKMPKELAMILSITVRFLFVFIDELTTIRNAQKSRNFNIHSKLVPYRWIVKQVGYTIAMMFLKSYEQGERVHKSMVSRGFSDTSQLFNEKTQLEKSDYIYLISIITLMIVIEVILYKYTNQLGYLGMKLTIN; from the coding sequence TTGGCAGACATTACTCAAACACTTAAGTTAGATGATATTGCATCAGGAGATAGCATAATTCATAACTTAAATGGTCCTGTAAAACTAATTTCAGCAATTATAATCATTGTTTTTACTGTTTTTTCACAGCAGATTATTGTTCCAATAATAATGGAAATATTTTTACTGCTTATCTTATATTTATCAAAAGTATCTATAAAAGATGCATTTAAAAGAATAGCATTATTACTGCCTTTTGGTGGAGCCATCATAATATTTCAACCATTTATCCATCCTGGAAATGTACTTTGGGCATATTCATGGATACAAATAACTGATACCGGGTTAAACTGGGCGATTTTATTATTCGGAAGAGTGATTACATCACTTACAGCCATCGTACTTTTATCTTCTACAAGTCCGATGCAGGAAATTGTGGCATCATTTAGAAAATTAAAAATGCCAAAAGAGTTAGCTATGATTTTAAGTATTACAGTGCGATTTTTATTTGTATTTATTGATGAATTAACAACTATCAGAAATGCTCAAAAATCCAGAAACTTTAATATACATTCAAAGTTAGTTCCTTACAGATGGATAGTAAAACAAGTTGGCTATACAATAGCTATGATGTTTTTAAAATCTTATGAACAGGGAGAAAGAGTTCATAAAAGTATGGTTAGCCGTGGCTTTTCAGATACTTCCCAGTTATTTAATGAAAAAACACAGCTTGAAAAATCAGATTACATTTATTTAATTTCCATAATAACCCTTATGATTGTTATTGAAGTTATATTATACAAGTACACAAATCAGTTAGGTTATTTAGGAATGAAACTTACAATTAATTAA
- a CDS encoding energy-coupling factor ABC transporter ATP-binding protein: MTNIQLSTENLSFTYPDGTRALKNINIEIEKGEKVAIIGPNGAGKSTLFSHFNGLTEPTSGCVKIEGKPISFEKDELLKVRQKVGIVFQDPNDQLFAPTVKEDIAFGPMNLGLSYDEVEKRVEDALKMVGMENYEDKTPHHLSGGQQKRIAIAGIIAMKPELMILDEPTAGLDPDGVEKVLNIMNQLNEEGMTLIISSHDIDMISKYADKIFVLYNGEIIESGNKNKIFSDMELLKKAHLRTPITTEILYNLKESGLNVNTEKISVKDTCAEIIKAKQINE, from the coding sequence ATGACAAATATACAATTATCAACTGAAAACTTAAGTTTTACATACCCTGACGGTACACGGGCTTTAAAAAATATCAATATCGAAATTGAAAAAGGAGAAAAAGTAGCTATTATCGGACCTAACGGTGCAGGCAAATCAACACTTTTCTCACATTTCAACGGTTTAACAGAACCTACCTCAGGATGTGTTAAAATAGAAGGCAAACCTATCTCTTTTGAGAAAGATGAACTACTTAAAGTCAGACAAAAAGTTGGAATTGTATTTCAAGATCCGAATGACCAGTTATTTGCACCAACCGTAAAAGAAGATATAGCTTTCGGACCTATGAATTTGGGTTTAAGCTACGATGAAGTGGAAAAACGTGTTGAAGATGCACTGAAAATGGTTGGTATGGAAAATTATGAAGATAAAACCCCACACCATTTAAGTGGAGGGCAGCAAAAAAGAATAGCTATTGCCGGAATAATAGCTATGAAACCTGAACTGATGATTCTGGACGAACCGACAGCCGGACTTGACCCTGACGGTGTTGAAAAAGTGCTGAATATTATGAATCAGCTTAATGAAGAAGGGATGACATTAATAATTTCATCACACGACATAGACATGATCAGCAAGTATGCAGACAAAATATTCGTTCTTTATAATGGTGAGATAATAGAATCAGGAAATAAAAACAAGATATTTTCAGATATGGAATTATTAAAAAAAGCTCATTTAAGAACACCGATAACAACAGAAATACTGTATAATTTAAAAGAATCAGGTTTGAATGTCAATACAGAAAAAATAAGTGTTAAAGACACATGTGCAGAAATTATAAAAGCTAAACAAATTAATGAGTAG
- a CDS encoding FeoA family protein, with amino-acid sequence MVKSLLDVNAGDEVTIVKYNDGGNTDLKRHLLGMGFVRGSKIKIQKVAPLGDPIEFKIKGYDVCLRKEEAKNIIVE; translated from the coding sequence ATGGTAAAATCTTTATTGGATGTGAACGCTGGTGACGAAGTAACTATTGTAAAATATAATGATGGTGGAAACACTGATTTAAAAAGACATTTATTAGGTATGGGATTCGTTAGAGGTTCAAAAATCAAAATTCAAAAAGTTGCACCTTTAGGCGATCCTATTGAATTCAAAATTAAAGGGTATGATGTTTGTCTTCGTAAAGAAGAAGCTAAAAACATTATTGTAGAATAA
- the feoB gene encoding ferrous iron transport protein B, giving the protein MKECIVGLAGNPNVGKTTVFNQLTGMHQHVGNWPGKTVERAEGHFDHDDTRFDVVDLPGNYALSAHSIEEIVSRDFIVDDDSDVIVNVVDAANLERNLYLTVQMMELGANLVMALNMNDFAKKKEHIIDIKLMAELLGFPVVEINAKNKDGFDELLSTVKKVANKHIDTTQKLVYGPELREHLGDLQALIEKDVNLTDVPAMWTAIKLLEKDAIVIEKVQKSKYSSQILRETDKVAAHLADIYNEGAEEVIANARYAFIDGLMNEAVSKPAVEKPTVSDKIDKYLTNRILGIPIFLVIMYIMFQLTFTIGAPFQDLIDEGFGLLGEAIGGLLGDSVLSSFIVDGIIGGVGGVLTFLPIIIIMFLFISILEDSGYLARAAFVMDKVMHKLVGLHGKSFIPMILGFGCGVPAIMATRTMENESDRLLSMMLVPFMSCTARLPVYALLISAFFAANQGEVLFSIYLLGIVVALVVAAILKRTMFKGMSSPFVMELPTYKVPSLKGVLLHTWDKTKGFLRKAGTIILVASIIVWVLSSVPFGVEYGSQESAIGQIGTAIAPIFAPLGFGEWQPAVAILFGLVAKEVVVSTFSSLFGVEEEGSGIEAAVHDLFTPLSAYAFMAFVLLYVPCFAAIGTIKQETNSWKWPLTMSVITLATGYIVALIIYQGGSLLGFA; this is encoded by the coding sequence ATGAAAGAATGTATTGTAGGATTAGCAGGAAACCCTAATGTGGGTAAAACTACAGTATTCAATCAATTAACAGGTATGCATCAGCATGTAGGTAATTGGCCAGGTAAAACTGTTGAAAGAGCAGAAGGCCATTTTGATCATGATGATACTCGCTTTGATGTTGTTGATTTGCCTGGTAATTATGCATTAAGTGCTCATTCTATTGAAGAAATCGTTTCAAGAGATTTCATTGTAGATGATGATTCTGATGTGATTGTTAATGTAGTAGATGCTGCTAATTTAGAACGTAATTTGTATCTGACTGTTCAAATGATGGAATTAGGTGCAAACTTAGTAATGGCTCTTAATATGAATGATTTTGCAAAGAAAAAAGAACATATTATTGATATTAAATTAATGGCTGAATTATTAGGTTTTCCGGTTGTTGAAATTAATGCTAAAAATAAGGACGGGTTTGATGAATTATTATCTACAGTTAAAAAAGTAGCTAATAAACATATTGATACTACTCAAAAATTGGTTTACGGTCCTGAATTAAGAGAACATTTGGGGGATCTTCAGGCATTAATTGAAAAGGACGTTAATTTAACTGATGTTCCAGCAATGTGGACAGCAATAAAATTATTGGAAAAGGATGCTATTGTAATAGAAAAAGTTCAAAAATCCAAATATTCTTCTCAAATATTAAGGGAAACTGATAAAGTAGCTGCACATTTAGCAGATATTTATAATGAAGGTGCAGAAGAAGTAATAGCTAATGCAAGGTATGCATTTATTGATGGACTTATGAATGAAGCAGTAAGTAAACCTGCTGTGGAAAAACCAACAGTATCTGATAAAATTGATAAATATTTGACTAACAGAATTTTAGGAATTCCTATATTTTTAGTTATCATGTATATTATGTTCCAGCTTACCTTTACAATTGGAGCACCTTTCCAGGATCTGATTGATGAAGGTTTTGGTTTGTTAGGTGAAGCTATTGGTGGTCTGTTAGGTGATTCAGTACTTTCATCTTTTATTGTTGACGGTATTATTGGAGGAGTAGGTGGAGTATTGACCTTTTTACCGATTATTATAATCATGTTTTTATTCATAAGTATCCTGGAAGACAGCGGTTACTTGGCTAGAGCTGCTTTTGTTATGGATAAAGTTATGCATAAGTTAGTTGGTCTTCATGGTAAATCATTTATTCCAATGATTTTGGGATTCGGTTGTGGTGTGCCTGCTATTATGGCTACCAGAACAATGGAAAACGAATCTGACCGTTTGCTTTCAATGATGCTTGTTCCGTTTATGTCATGTACTGCAAGATTGCCTGTATATGCATTGTTGATTTCAGCATTTTTCGCTGCAAATCAGGGCGAAGTATTATTTTCAATTTATTTGTTAGGAATTGTTGTTGCACTTGTTGTTGCAGCTATTCTTAAAAGAACTATGTTTAAAGGAATGTCTTCCCCATTTGTTATGGAGCTTCCGACATATAAAGTTCCATCATTAAAAGGTGTATTATTACATACTTGGGATAAAACTAAAGGATTCCTTAGAAAAGCAGGAACTATTATTCTTGTAGCATCTATCATTGTATGGGTTTTAAGTAGTGTGCCATTTGGTGTTGAATACGGATCTCAGGAAAGTGCAATTGGTCAAATAGGTACTGCAATAGCACCAATTTTCGCTCCTCTCGGTTTCGGAGAATGGCAACCTGCAGTAGCAATATTATTTGGTTTAGTTGCTAAGGAGGTTGTTGTATCTACATTCAGTTCACTGTTCGGTGTAGAAGAAGAGGGTTCGGGTATTGAAGCTGCTGTTCATGATTTATTCACTCCACTTTCAGCATATGCATTTATGGCATTTGTGCTGCTGTATGTTCCTTGTTTCGCAGCTATCGGTACAATCAAACAGGAAACCAACAGTTGGAAATGGCCGTTAACTATGTCTGTTATCACATTAGCAACCGGTTATATTGTAGCTCTTATAATATATCAAGGCGGTTCGTTACTGGGTTTTGCTTAG
- a CDS encoding DUF4012 domain-containing protein: MRRRKKLIIAILLVILIGLIAVIAGELFLPHDNELAQGSKNILVCAIDESEPRPGMGACDMAFIVSLQDGELVNYTEIYPHGMTHPNASEPQEAQEQGAGEKLLLHDSFWDNDTKKSMQLAKEIVEYNTSENIDAVVAVNSEALDAILKSAGTLDVNGTQMNASGIDIIREEQYTGGQTRGAAVMDIVKAAGHAASDPLKKAEMVNAALDQYSKGNIVMDPPGAFVGLLASKGINNLI; the protein is encoded by the coding sequence ATGAGAAGAAGAAAAAAACTGATTATCGCCATTTTACTTGTTATTTTAATTGGATTAATCGCAGTAATTGCAGGTGAATTATTCTTACCTCACGATAATGAATTAGCTCAAGGCTCAAAGAACATACTTGTATGTGCAATTGATGAAAGTGAACCTAGACCTGGAATGGGTGCCTGTGATATGGCATTTATCGTGTCATTACAAGATGGTGAACTTGTCAATTATACTGAAATATATCCTCACGGAATGACTCACCCTAATGCTTCGGAGCCCCAAGAAGCTCAAGAACAAGGAGCAGGCGAAAAATTGTTACTTCACGATTCATTCTGGGACAATGATACTAAAAAATCCATGCAGCTAGCAAAAGAAATTGTAGAATACAATACTAGTGAAAATATTGATGCTGTTGTAGCTGTTAACAGTGAAGCATTAGATGCAATATTGAAAAGTGCTGGAACATTAGATGTCAACGGTACTCAAATGAATGCAAGCGGTATTGACATAATAAGAGAAGAACAATATACTGGTGGCCAAACTAGAGGAGCTGCAGTAATGGACATTGTAAAAGCTGCAGGTCATGCTGCAAGCGACCCTCTTAAAAAAGCAGAAATGGTTAATGCTGCTTTAGACCAATATTCCAAAGGAAATATCGTAATGGATCCCCCAGGAGCATTTGTAGGTTTACTTGCTTCCAAAGGAATCAATAATTTAATATAA
- a CDS encoding ABC transporter ATP-binding protein — translation MTEYIIETKDLTKRFGKDVAVNSVNMKIERGQIYGLLGRNGAGKTTTMCMLLNLSKPSSGEINLFGEDYRKHPKENYSKIGSIIETPGFYENLNAVENLKIIAKLRGNYNRKTIDEVLNLVCLYDAKYKKFKDFSLGMKQRLGIAAAIMHSPELLILDEPINGLDPVGIKEIRALLKTLAHDYGTTILISSHILSEIEHIADVIGVMDHGNLIEELSKEELENRLNKHADFKVSDIQLASKILKQSGFRENIDFIVKKTPENNTSIRLFNHLDLRDEINEKFVKSGIKVSELMLCEENLEEFFTRLIGNDVRFS, via the coding sequence ATGACAGAATACATTATAGAAACAAAAGACTTAACAAAACGCTTTGGAAAAGATGTTGCTGTTAATTCAGTTAATATGAAAATTGAAAGAGGACAAATCTATGGACTGCTGGGCAGAAATGGTGCTGGAAAAACTACCACAATGTGCATGCTTCTAAATTTATCAAAACCAAGCTCCGGCGAAATTAACCTTTTTGGAGAAGATTACCGAAAACATCCAAAAGAAAACTACTCCAAGATAGGATCAATAATCGAAACCCCCGGATTTTATGAAAACCTCAATGCTGTTGAAAATTTAAAAATAATAGCTAAATTAAGAGGCAATTACAATAGAAAAACAATTGATGAAGTATTAAATCTTGTCTGTTTATATGATGCAAAGTATAAAAAATTTAAAGATTTTTCTTTAGGTATGAAACAGAGATTAGGAATAGCTGCAGCTATAATGCACAGCCCAGAATTGTTGATTTTAGATGAACCTATAAACGGATTGGATCCAGTTGGAATTAAAGAAATAAGAGCACTTCTAAAAACATTGGCCCACGACTACGGAACAACAATCCTTATTTCCAGCCATATTCTAAGTGAAATCGAACATATTGCTGATGTCATTGGTGTTATGGATCATGGAAATCTCATCGAAGAACTCTCCAAAGAGGAACTGGAAAACAGATTAAATAAACATGCTGATTTTAAAGTCTCAGATATTCAACTAGCTTCAAAAATTCTTAAACAGTCAGGATTTAGGGAAAATATTGATTTTATAGTTAAAAAAACTCCTGAAAATAACACATCAATCCGATTATTTAACCATTTGGATTTAAGAGATGAAATTAATGAAAAATTTGTCAAATCTGGAATCAAAGTATCAGAATTAATGTTATGTGAAGAAAACTTAGAAGAATTCTTTACAAGACTTATAGGTAATGATGTACGTTTTTCATAG
- a CDS encoding ABC transporter permease has protein sequence MIAFIQSEFIKLKHSKIFLLTVLGALTLPFLLYLSLISGNADGFESMLLACNQFTGSMFNIVLFAIVVSYIFGREYTEHSLKTMMTIPLSRGKFILGKYLMFFIWTMILVAITFLSTCFFGYLGGASNITLAGAIECCKEMFITNILLFLSFSPFVFLSLLVPNMVAAMVTGAAFSIGNLMISSTKYAPYFPWSSSYLIGANEIANYSCNTATSLAIILATFAIGLTISYIYFTKKDVCL, from the coding sequence ATGATTGCATTTATTCAAAGTGAATTTATAAAACTTAAACATTCAAAAATATTTTTATTAACTGTACTTGGAGCACTTACACTTCCATTCCTACTTTATTTAAGTTTAATTAGTGGAAATGCTGACGGATTTGAAAGTATGCTTTTGGCATGCAATCAGTTTACCGGCTCCATGTTCAATATTGTTCTTTTTGCAATTGTAGTTTCGTACATATTTGGAAGAGAATACACAGAACATAGCTTAAAAACAATGATGACAATTCCATTATCTCGTGGAAAATTCATTTTAGGAAAATATTTGATGTTTTTCATATGGACAATGATTTTAGTGGCCATTACATTTTTATCAACCTGTTTCTTCGGATATCTGGGCGGAGCCAGCAATATAACATTGGCAGGAGCTATTGAATGCTGTAAAGAAATGTTTATTACAAATATATTGTTATTTTTAAGTTTTTCACCATTTGTATTTTTATCACTGCTTGTGCCGAATATGGTAGCTGCAATGGTTACCGGAGCTGCATTCAGTATTGGAAATCTCATGATTTCTTCAACCAAGTATGCTCCATATTTTCCGTGGAGCAGTTCATATCTAATCGGAGCAAATGAAATAGCCAACTATTCCTGCAATACAGCAACTTCACTAGCTATAATACTAGCTACATTTGCAATCGGACTTACAATTTCATACATCTACTTTACAAAAAAGGATGTTTGCCTATAA
- a CDS encoding ABC transporter permease: protein MLTFIKTEFLKLKHSKIFLLTVLGALSIPSLLYIGLLTGEHATFQGILDYCATYACSLFYIIIFTIIIAYLFGREYTEHTLKTILTTPLSKTKLLIGKYLMFFIWAFIITTITFTGTVIAAYLGGISDITLSVGLNSYKEMLISEILLCLSFSPFVVLSLVMPNMVFSMVAGAIFSIINLFVYTSKYAPYIPWCSPYLISSNEITNYSCNTATSLAILLATFAIGLTISYIYFTKKDVCL, encoded by the coding sequence ATGTTAACCTTTATTAAAACGGAATTTCTAAAACTGAAACATTCAAAAATATTTTTATTAACCGTTCTTGGAGCACTTAGCATACCTTCTTTATTGTATATTGGCCTGCTTACAGGAGAACATGCAACATTTCAAGGAATACTTGATTACTGTGCCACTTATGCCTGCTCATTGTTTTACATAATCATATTTACAATTATTATAGCTTATCTTTTTGGCAGAGAATACACAGAACATACTTTAAAAACCATATTAACTACCCCATTATCTAAAACAAAACTATTAATTGGAAAATATCTGATGTTTTTCATATGGGCATTCATAATTACTACAATTACATTTACAGGTACGGTAATTGCCGCATATCTTGGAGGTATTTCAGACATTACATTAAGTGTTGGATTAAATAGCTATAAAGAAATGTTAATTTCAGAGATTTTACTTTGTTTAAGCTTTTCTCCATTTGTAGTTCTTTCATTAGTTATGCCGAATATGGTTTTTTCAATGGTTGCAGGTGCAATATTTAGTATTATAAATTTGTTTGTTTATACAAGTAAATATGCTCCCTACATTCCATGGTGCAGCCCGTATCTAATAAGTTCAAATGAAATAACCAACTATTCCTGCAATACAGCAACTTCACTAGCTATACTACTGGCCACATTTGCAATTGGACTGACAATTTCATACATCTACTTTACAAAAAAGGATGTTTGCCTATAA
- a CDS encoding type II secretion system F family protein, protein MFGNFFIKVADVFLNIFDFFKNFNFKNLKLPKRNKTKKEINPKLFTKLNFSEVKKQKDIQNKLFNKLRKIFLKYFLGKKTIATEILMFLVLFAIAGFEIAGIYLTSIVMIYIFMLYFPKISQKHQYDDLNFELPYALRHMATELKAGKGLHDTLLTVSIANYGSLSGEFKRVLKEIKYGKSSEDALMEMSLRVSSEGLSRAVHQIVGTLRVGGNLANSLNVIAEDISFDMQIKLKEYSQKLNGFILIYTFIAILAPVIILIMLMAASTVVGDIVSEEMVFIMYMFFFPLIVVFMALFIKRMEPKI, encoded by the coding sequence ATGTTTGGTAATTTCTTTATAAAGGTAGCGGATGTGTTTTTAAATATTTTTGATTTTTTTAAGAATTTCAATTTTAAAAATCTTAAACTTCCCAAAAGGAATAAAACAAAAAAAGAGATTAATCCAAAATTATTTACCAAATTGAATTTCAGTGAAGTTAAAAAACAGAAGGACATTCAAAATAAATTATTCAATAAGCTGCGGAAAATCTTTTTAAAATATTTTTTAGGTAAAAAAACAATAGCTACTGAGATTTTAATGTTTTTGGTTCTGTTTGCAATTGCAGGTTTTGAAATCGCTGGAATTTATTTAACTTCAATAGTTATGATTTATATTTTTATGCTGTATTTTCCAAAAATCAGCCAGAAACATCAGTATGATGACTTAAATTTTGAGTTGCCTTATGCTTTGAGGCATATGGCAACTGAACTGAAAGCAGGAAAAGGGTTGCATGACACGCTGCTTACAGTATCTATTGCAAATTATGGGTCTCTTTCCGGTGAGTTTAAAAGAGTTTTAAAAGAGATTAAATACGGTAAATCAAGTGAAGATGCACTGATGGAAATGTCACTAAGAGTATCGTCAGAAGGTTTGTCAAGGGCAGTTCATCAGATTGTAGGAACTTTAAGGGTTGGTGGAAACCTGGCCAATAGCTTAAATGTTATTGCTGAAGATATTTCATTTGATATGCAGATTAAACTAAAAGAATATTCTCAAAAATTAAATGGATTTATCTTAATTTATACATTTATAGCTATTTTAGCTCCTGTTATAATTTTAATCATGTTAATGGCAGCATCAACAGTTGTGGGAGATATTGTATCTGAGGAAATGGTATTTATAATGTATATGTTCTTTTTTCCATTGATTGTGGTTTTCATGGCTTTGTTCATTAAAAGAATGGAGCCAAAAATTTAA
- a CDS encoding CpaF family protein, producing MNNNVIKKQFDSIGSNFDVVPQYNVFKQKYSSEEKLLLSELRENLVDLAISSDESLQVNEDKLLNDIKNFLFAKLANNSQNNTISNEYLDNLARKLFQDLVGYGEIDPLIRDDNLEEIMVIGIDKPVFVYHREYGMMKTNILFKDAGEVMNLIDSIARQINRRIDQESPILDGRLPDGSRVNATIPPISADGPSMTIRKFKRDPLTIIDLINSKTISVELAAFFWLCFDGLGVKSANAIISGGTSSGKTTTLNALSSFINPKERIITIEDTLELQIPHEHVIRMETRPPNVENRGELTMNDLVKNSLRQRPDRIIVGEVRGSEAITLFTALNTGHSGFGTLHSNDARETITRLTNAPMSVPNIMISAIDFIIMQNRIYRSDGVSFRRISEVAEVSGIEEGVIQLNKIFEWDPQSDTIKNVGITSKTLTEIANVSGNSLNSLYDEIKNREIVLQHMVDWNIRSIKDVSTVLEMYYLDSQKVLNRILLAG from the coding sequence ATGAACAATAATGTAATTAAAAAACAATTTGACAGTATTGGAAGCAATTTTGATGTTGTACCTCAATATAATGTTTTTAAACAAAAATACTCTTCTGAGGAAAAACTTCTTTTAAGTGAACTTCGTGAAAATTTAGTGGATTTAGCTATATCATCTGATGAATCTCTTCAGGTAAATGAAGATAAGTTATTAAATGATATTAAGAACTTTTTATTTGCAAAGTTAGCAAACAACTCTCAAAATAATACCATTTCAAATGAATATTTGGACAACTTAGCAAGAAAACTGTTTCAGGATCTTGTAGGTTATGGGGAAATTGACCCATTAATTCGTGATGATAATTTGGAAGAAATCATGGTAATTGGTATAGATAAACCGGTTTTTGTTTATCATAGGGAATACGGTATGATGAAAACGAATATTCTGTTTAAAGATGCTGGTGAAGTGATGAATCTGATTGATTCAATAGCCAGACAGATAAATCGCAGAATTGATCAGGAATCACCAATTTTGGATGGTAGGCTGCCGGACGGTTCAAGAGTTAATGCAACAATTCCTCCAATTTCAGCAGACGGTCCGTCAATGACTATACGTAAATTTAAAAGAGATCCATTAACCATAATTGATTTGATAAACTCAAAAACAATTTCAGTTGAACTTGCAGCATTTTTCTGGCTGTGTTTTGACGGTTTGGGAGTAAAATCAGCTAATGCAATAATATCTGGAGGAACCAGTTCCGGAAAAACCACAACATTAAATGCATTATCTTCATTTATAAATCCAAAAGAAAGGATAATTACAATTGAAGATACCTTAGAACTTCAAATACCTCATGAACATGTTATTAGAATGGAAACAAGACCGCCAAATGTTGAAAACAGAGGTGAATTAACAATGAATGACTTGGTTAAAAACTCATTAAGACAAAGGCCGGACAGGATAATTGTCGGTGAAGTTAGGGGAAGTGAAGCCATTACACTGTTTACAGCACTAAATACTGGACATTCTGGATTTGGGACACTTCATTCAAATGATGCAAGAGAAACGATCACTCGATTAACTAATGCTCCGATGTCTGTTCCGAATATTATGATTTCAGCTATTGATTTTATAATAATGCAAAACAGAATTTATAGGTCTGATGGAGTGTCATTCAGAAGAATAAGTGAAGTGGCGGAAGTATCCGGAATCGAAGAGGGAGTAATTCAATTAAATAAGATATTTGAATGGGACCCCCAAAGTGACACTATTAAAAATGTGGGAATTACCAGTAAAACATTAACTGAAATAGCTAATGTTAGTGGAAATTCTTTAAACAGTCTTTATGATGAAATCAAGAACCGTGAAATTGTTCTGCAGCATATGGTTGATTGGAATATCAGATCAATCAAGGATGTCAGCACTGTTTTGGAGATGTATTATTTGGATTCTCAAAAGGTGTTAAACAGAATTTTATTGGCTGGATAG